From Nycticebus coucang isolate mNycCou1 chromosome 6, mNycCou1.pri, whole genome shotgun sequence, the proteins below share one genomic window:
- the LOC128588194 gene encoding 60S ribosomal protein L38-like: MPRKIEEIKDFLLTAGQKDTKSVKIKKNKDKVMFKVRCSRYLYTLVITDKEKVEKLKQSLPQVLALKELK, translated from the coding sequence ATGCCTCGGAAAATTGAGGAAATCAAGGACTTTTTGCTCACAGCTGGGCAAAAAGATACCAAGTCTGTCAAgatcaagaaaaataaggataagGTGATGTTTAAAGTTCGATGCAGCAGATACCTGTATACCTTGGTCATCACAGACAAAGAGAAGGTGGAGAAACTGAAGCAATCTCTGCCCCAAGTTCTGGCATTGAAGGAGCTGAAATGA